The Pseudomonas wenzhouensis genome has a segment encoding these proteins:
- a CDS encoding TRAP transporter small permease subunit produces MSDKPSFPLALAYLIDALNSWFGKACAWLTVFLVIGTAVVVVLRYGFGIGATALQEAVLYAHALVFMGAAAWTLQRNGHVRVDIFYQKFSGRRQALVEILGNLLFLLPVALFLGWASWDYVSNAWSTLEASSESGGLKFVYLQKSIILVLVISLVLQGVSNLIKALYVITGRLPAPEVKHG; encoded by the coding sequence ATGTCCGACAAGCCTTCATTTCCCCTCGCTCTTGCATACCTGATCGATGCCCTCAACAGCTGGTTCGGCAAGGCCTGTGCCTGGCTGACGGTTTTTCTGGTAATCGGCACCGCTGTCGTCGTGGTGCTGCGCTATGGCTTCGGCATCGGCGCCACGGCTCTGCAAGAGGCGGTGCTCTACGCGCATGCACTGGTGTTCATGGGTGCAGCGGCCTGGACGCTGCAACGCAATGGCCACGTGCGTGTGGACATCTTCTACCAGAAGTTCAGCGGCCGCCGTCAGGCGCTGGTGGAGATTCTCGGCAACCTGCTGTTCCTGCTACCGGTTGCGCTGTTTCTCGGCTGGGCCAGCTGGGATTACGTCAGCAACGCCTGGTCGACCCTGGAAGCATCCAGCGAATCTGGCGGCCTGAAATTCGTCTACCTGCAGAAAAGCATCATCCTGGTGCTGGTCATCAGCCTGGTTCTGCAAGGTGTCTCCAATCTGATCAAGGCGCTCTACGTCATCACTGGCCGCCTGCCTGCTCCGGAGGTGAAACATGGCTGA
- a CDS encoding TRAP transporter large permease — translation MAELMSILLFIGICMALMAGYPVAFTLAGVSLLFAGVGVLTGTFDAGYLSALPNRLFGIMNNQTMLAVPLFVFMGVMLERSRVAEDLLESMSRLFGTLRGGLAISVCVVGALLAASTGIVGATVVTMGLLALPTMLRRGYDPAISTGTLAATGTLGQIIPPSIVLVLLGDVMSSAYQQAQLKMGIFSPKTVSVGDLFVGALLPGLLLVGLYIVYIIVVAVVQPKKLPAMSKEELGDVEWGRLLKALVPPMLLIGAVLGSILAGYATPTEAAALGAVGAMLLAFSKGKLNFGQLKEVAYGTTEISAMVFMILIGASLFSLVFRGFGGEALIEDVFAQLPGGVLGAFFLVMLVIFLLGFILDFIEITFVVVPIVGPVLLAMGLDPIWLGVMIALNLQTSFLTPPFGFALFYLRGVTPASIPTSTIYKGVVPFILIQLLLLVIAYIFPGLITWLPEQVYGK, via the coding sequence ATGGCTGAGTTGATGTCGATTCTGCTGTTCATCGGTATTTGTATGGCCTTGATGGCCGGTTATCCGGTGGCGTTCACCCTGGCGGGCGTATCTCTGCTGTTCGCGGGTGTAGGTGTACTGACCGGCACCTTCGATGCGGGTTATCTCAGCGCACTGCCCAACCGCCTGTTCGGCATCATGAACAACCAGACCATGCTGGCCGTGCCGCTGTTCGTGTTCATGGGGGTGATGCTGGAACGATCACGGGTAGCCGAGGATCTGCTCGAGTCCATGTCGCGCCTGTTCGGCACGCTGCGTGGTGGCCTGGCGATCTCGGTGTGCGTGGTCGGCGCCCTGCTGGCAGCGAGCACCGGTATCGTTGGTGCCACCGTGGTAACCATGGGTCTGCTGGCGCTGCCAACCATGCTCCGTCGCGGCTATGACCCAGCCATCTCCACCGGCACCCTGGCCGCCACCGGCACCCTGGGACAGATCATTCCGCCGTCGATCGTACTGGTACTGCTGGGTGACGTGATGTCCAGCGCCTATCAGCAGGCGCAGCTGAAGATGGGTATCTTCTCGCCCAAGACCGTGTCGGTCGGTGACCTGTTCGTCGGTGCGCTGCTGCCGGGCCTGCTGCTGGTTGGCCTGTACATCGTGTACATCATCGTGGTTGCCGTCGTGCAGCCGAAGAAGCTGCCGGCCATGTCCAAGGAAGAACTGGGCGATGTCGAGTGGGGCCGCCTGCTCAAGGCACTGGTGCCGCCGATGCTGCTGATTGGCGCCGTGCTCGGTTCGATCCTCGCCGGTTACGCCACGCCGACCGAAGCCGCTGCCCTGGGCGCTGTCGGCGCCATGCTGCTGGCTTTCAGCAAAGGCAAACTGAACTTCGGCCAACTCAAGGAAGTGGCCTACGGCACCACCGAAATCAGTGCCATGGTCTTCATGATCCTGATCGGTGCGTCGCTGTTCTCCCTGGTGTTCCGTGGTTTCGGTGGCGAAGCGCTGATCGAGGACGTGTTCGCGCAACTGCCAGGTGGCGTGCTCGGTGCGTTCTTCCTGGTGATGCTGGTGATCTTTCTGCTCGGCTTCATTCTCGACTTCATCGAAATCACCTTCGTGGTGGTGCCGATCGTCGGGCCGGTACTGCTGGCCATGGGTCTCGACCCGATCTGGCTGGGCGTGATGATCGCGCTGAACCTGCAGACCTCCTTCCTCACGCCCCCCTTCGGCTTTGCGCTGTTCTACCTGCGTGGCGTGACGCCGGCGAGCATTCCTACCAGCACCATTTACAAAGGTGTGGTGCCGTTCATTCTGATCCAGCTGTTGCTGCTGGTGATCGCCTATATCTTCCCGGGCCTGATCACCTGGCTGCCGGAACAGGTGTATGGCAAGTAG
- a CDS encoding D-hexose-6-phosphate mutarotase, translating into MSTAQVERVELDQLTCWRIRAAGSELLVAQQGAQILSYQQGEQPPLIWLSPQAAYQRGQSVRGGVPLCWPWFGDLRRNPQAVQAHFHLEQAPAHGLVRTLDWELLGIEEEDDAVTLRFAYDTRTQPLEGWPRDAGLTFVVRVAQDLGMSLETHNRGNTPLTLSQALHSYFAVSDVRQVKVEGLQACRYIDTLQDWQELRQQDDLRFSAETDRIYLDTAARLSIIDPGWGRRIHLDSRGSRSAVLWNPWIDKARRLSQFPADAWQNMLCIETANVLEDVVQLNAGERHRLELRLSSELIG; encoded by the coding sequence ATGAGCACCGCCCAAGTCGAACGCGTGGAACTGGATCAACTGACCTGCTGGCGCATTCGGGCTGCCGGCAGCGAATTGCTGGTGGCTCAACAGGGCGCGCAGATTCTCAGTTACCAACAGGGCGAGCAGCCGCCGCTAATCTGGCTGAGCCCACAGGCAGCCTACCAACGCGGACAAAGCGTGCGCGGTGGTGTGCCGCTGTGCTGGCCCTGGTTCGGTGACCTGCGGCGCAATCCGCAGGCGGTGCAGGCGCACTTTCACCTAGAGCAGGCGCCGGCTCATGGCCTGGTGCGCACGCTAGACTGGGAGCTGCTGGGCATTGAGGAGGAGGACGACGCCGTCACCCTGCGCTTCGCCTACGACACGCGCACTCAGCCGCTGGAAGGCTGGCCCCGAGACGCCGGCCTGACCTTTGTCGTGCGTGTGGCGCAGGACCTCGGCATGAGCCTGGAGACTCACAATCGCGGCAACACACCACTGACCCTGAGCCAGGCGCTACACAGCTACTTCGCCGTCAGTGACGTGCGCCAGGTCAAAGTCGAGGGGCTGCAGGCCTGTCGCTATATCGACACCCTGCAGGACTGGCAGGAGCTGCGTCAGCAGGACGACCTGAGGTTCAGCGCCGAGACGGATCGCATCTATCTCGATACCGCCGCACGACTGAGCATCATCGATCCGGGCTGGGGCCGACGCATCCACCTCGATAGCCGTGGTTCACGCTCGGCCGTGCTGTGGAATCCCTGGATCGACAAGGCCCGACGCCTCTCGCAGTTTCCCGCCGACGCCTGGCAAAACATGCTGTGCATCGAAACGGCCAATGTGCTGGAGGACGTCGTGCAGCTGAACGCTGGCGAACGGCATCGTCTGGAGCTGCGCCTTTCAAGCGAGCTGATCGGCTAA
- a CDS encoding BCCT family transporter, with the protein MGNVPSHDTTPSSTAQTHEGIPAPTGEANLIDTDYVIGQDNIKGQFVLSLDIHGKVFTISALVAVIFVILTLALQTEVEPLFTALRDWLTHHMAWFFLGAANIFVLLCLGLIVSPLGRVRIGGRDATPDFSYLTWFAMLFAAGMGIGLMFYGVAEPVSHFNAAMGGVTVENGVRTDWAPLGGAAGNAAEAQSLAMAATIFHWGLHPWAIYAIVALALALFSFNKGLPLAVRSIFYPILGERVWGWPGHVIDILAVFATLFGLVTSLGIGAEQAAGGIEHLFGIEANNASKVLLIIAITLVALCSVVSGLDKGVRRLSEINIFLAFLLLAFVVIAGPTLAIALGFFENLGAYLMHLPALSNPVGREDVNFTQGWTAFYWAWWISWSPFVGMFIARISRGRSVREFLIAVLLVPSLVSVLWMTTFGSSAFEQIGAGLNGVADAALELKLFALLGELPLSGIMSFIAIVLVIMFFITSSDSGSLVIDTITAGGKVNAPVVQRVFWASIEGVIAIALLLGGGLVALQAMAVSTGLPFTLVLLVGCISIVKGLMSEPR; encoded by the coding sequence ATGGGAAACGTCCCTTCACATGACACGACCCCGTCATCCACAGCACAGACCCACGAAGGCATCCCGGCGCCAACCGGCGAAGCCAACCTGATCGACACCGACTACGTCATCGGTCAGGACAACATCAAAGGTCAGTTTGTCCTTTCCCTCGACATTCACGGCAAGGTCTTCACCATTTCGGCCTTGGTCGCGGTGATCTTCGTCATCCTCACTCTCGCGCTACAGACCGAGGTCGAACCACTGTTCACCGCGCTGCGTGACTGGCTGACGCACCATATGGCCTGGTTCTTCCTCGGTGCGGCGAACATCTTCGTCCTGCTTTGCCTGGGGCTGATCGTCTCGCCGCTGGGGCGGGTACGCATCGGTGGTCGTGACGCGACCCCCGACTTTTCCTACCTGACCTGGTTCGCCATGCTGTTCGCCGCCGGCATGGGCATCGGCCTGATGTTCTACGGTGTCGCCGAGCCGGTATCGCACTTCAATGCCGCGATGGGCGGAGTGACCGTGGAGAATGGCGTGCGCACCGACTGGGCTCCTTTGGGGGGCGCCGCCGGCAATGCCGCCGAGGCGCAGAGCCTGGCCATGGCCGCGACCATCTTCCACTGGGGTCTGCACCCCTGGGCCATTTATGCCATCGTCGCGCTGGCCCTGGCGCTGTTCTCCTTTAACAAAGGCTTGCCGCTGGCGGTACGTTCGATCTTCTATCCGATTCTCGGTGAGCGCGTCTGGGGCTGGCCGGGCCATGTGATCGATATCCTTGCGGTATTCGCCACCCTGTTCGGCCTGGTGACCTCCCTCGGGATCGGTGCGGAGCAAGCGGCCGGTGGTATCGAGCACCTGTTCGGGATCGAGGCGAACAACGCCAGCAAGGTCCTGCTGATCATCGCCATCACCCTGGTAGCGCTGTGCTCGGTGGTGTCCGGCCTGGACAAGGGCGTGCGTCGGCTGTCGGAGATCAACATCTTCCTGGCCTTCCTGCTGCTCGCCTTCGTCGTCATCGCCGGGCCGACGCTGGCCATCGCCCTGGGCTTCTTCGAGAACCTGGGCGCTTACCTGATGCATCTGCCTGCCTTGTCCAACCCGGTCGGCCGTGAAGACGTCAACTTCACCCAAGGCTGGACGGCCTTCTACTGGGCCTGGTGGATCAGCTGGTCGCCGTTCGTCGGCATGTTCATCGCCCGTATCAGCCGTGGCCGCAGCGTGCGCGAGTTTCTCATTGCCGTGCTGCTGGTGCCGTCGTTGGTGTCGGTACTGTGGATGACCACCTTTGGCAGCAGCGCCTTCGAGCAGATCGGCGCCGGCTTGAACGGTGTCGCCGACGCGGCGCTGGAGCTGAAGCTCTTCGCTTTACTCGGTGAGCTGCCGTTGAGCGGCATCATGTCGTTCATCGCCATCGTCCTGGTGATCATGTTCTTCATCACCTCGTCGGACTCCGGCTCCCTGGTGATCGACACCATTACCGCAGGCGGCAAGGTCAACGCGCCTGTGGTGCAGCGGGTGTTCTGGGCCAGCATCGAAGGCGTCATCGCCATCGCCCTGCTGCTTGGCGGCGGCCTGGTGGCGCTGCAGGCCATGGCTGTGTCGACGGGGCTGCCGTTCACCCTGGTACTGCTGGTGGGTTGTATTTCCATCGTCAAGGGGCTGATGAGCGAGCCGCGTTAA
- the cls gene encoding cardiolipin synthase: MDFGIPHLFAYLIAGVHALGVLAAIHAVLTVRTAQGALAWGLSLFFMPYLTLLPYLIFGRSRFDAYVKARRQADKQMHHAMAALDWRPWVEEAKAAHLSPAYERLRALPRLSHLPGLTGNRVELLIDGEATFAAIFAALASAQQVILLQFFIIRDDSLGRRLRDVLLERAAAGVQVHVLYDGVGSHALSTAFIERLRRGGVQVHAFPTRAGLFNRFQLNFRNHRKIVVVDGEIGFLGGLNVGIEYLGQKPPLAPWRDTHVEVRGPVVASLQEAFAEDWYWACQALPPLLLPSKQDEPGQLCQVIASGPADAQETCSLLFVEAIHAARQRVWLSSPYFIPDEALSAALRLAVMRGVDVRLLLPSRPDHRIVFAASSLYAFEALRAGVRVFRYQPGFLHQKALLIDHDACVLGSANLDNRSFRLNFEASLLTFDESFNAQVANMLENDFSRSRELVNADRRNVHRLQQLGMRVARLISPIL, from the coding sequence GTGGATTTCGGCATTCCCCATCTGTTCGCCTATCTCATCGCCGGTGTCCACGCGCTGGGCGTGCTGGCCGCCATCCATGCCGTACTGACCGTGCGCACCGCACAGGGCGCGCTGGCCTGGGGCCTGTCGCTGTTCTTCATGCCCTACCTGACGCTGTTGCCATACCTGATCTTCGGCCGCAGCCGCTTCGATGCCTACGTCAAGGCGCGGCGCCAGGCCGACAAGCAAATGCACCACGCCATGGCCGCGCTGGACTGGCGCCCCTGGGTCGAGGAAGCCAAGGCCGCGCACCTGTCGCCGGCCTACGAGCGCCTGCGCGCGCTGCCGCGTCTGTCGCATTTGCCGGGGCTGACCGGCAACCGCGTCGAACTGCTGATCGATGGCGAAGCCACCTTTGCGGCGATCTTCGCAGCCCTGGCCAGCGCCCAGCAGGTGATCCTGTTGCAGTTCTTCATCATCCGCGATGACAGCCTCGGTCGGCGTCTGCGCGACGTGCTGCTGGAGCGCGCCGCTGCGGGTGTACAGGTGCATGTGCTGTATGACGGCGTCGGCAGCCATGCGCTGTCCACCGCCTTCATCGAGCGCCTGCGCCGGGGCGGCGTGCAGGTACATGCCTTCCCCACCCGCGCTGGGTTGTTCAATCGCTTTCAGCTGAATTTCCGCAACCACCGCAAGATCGTCGTGGTCGACGGCGAAATCGGCTTTCTCGGAGGGCTCAACGTCGGCATCGAATACCTCGGCCAGAAGCCACCGTTGGCGCCCTGGCGCGACACCCACGTCGAAGTACGCGGCCCGGTGGTGGCCAGCCTGCAGGAAGCCTTCGCCGAAGACTGGTACTGGGCCTGCCAGGCGCTGCCGCCTCTGCTGCTGCCAAGCAAGCAGGACGAACCCGGCCAGCTCTGCCAGGTGATCGCCAGCGGCCCGGCCGACGCGCAGGAAACCTGTTCGCTGCTGTTCGTCGAAGCGATTCACGCCGCGCGCCAGCGAGTGTGGCTGAGCAGCCCGTACTTCATCCCCGACGAGGCGCTGTCCGCCGCGCTGCGCCTGGCCGTGATGCGCGGCGTCGATGTGCGTCTGTTGCTGCCGTCGCGCCCGGACCACCGCATCGTTTTCGCTGCCTCCAGCCTGTACGCCTTCGAGGCGCTGCGCGCCGGCGTGCGGGTGTTCCGCTACCAACCGGGCTTCCTGCATCAGAAGGCGCTGCTGATCGACCACGACGCCTGCGTGCTGGGCAGCGCCAACCTCGACAATCGCTCGTTCCGCCTGAATTTCGAGGCCAGCCTGCTGACCTTCGACGAAAGCTTCAACGCCCAGGTGGCGAACATGCTGGAGAATGATTTCAGCCGCTCGCGCGAACTGGTCAATGCCGACCGGCGCAACGTGCACCGCCTGCAGCAACTGGGCATGCGCGTAGCACGGCTGATTTCGCCGATTCTCTGA